A single genomic interval of Lathyrus oleraceus cultivar Zhongwan6 chromosome 7, CAAS_Psat_ZW6_1.0, whole genome shotgun sequence harbors:
- the LOC127102480 gene encoding uncharacterized protein LOC127102480 produces the protein MESSKRNIYSFKFNDPDLKNLRNLVSQMHPVYRINFGKNYGNLLSILNQQVDHTTLITLAQFYDLPLRCFTFQDFQLAPTLEEFERLVRIPMKDKSLFEGTNESLPLEVIASALHMDEKEAKDNLEIKGNTKGFSLSFLLERAHTLLKAESWDACYSAIALAIYGIVLFPNMDGFVDMTTICVFLTGNPVPTLLADVYYHISHRYTKKKGLIACCAPLLYQWFLEHLPKTSAWVEQTDISWPQRLGSLRSISLGTPKNISTQTSYSVVEISQIYRSLELKDV, from the coding sequence atggaatcaagcaaaagaaacaTATACTCCTTCAAGTTCAATGATCCCGATCTGAAGAATCTACGTAACTTGGTTTCTCAGATGCACCCTGTATACAGAATCAACTTTGGAAAGAATTATGGCAATTTGCTTAGCATCCTTAATCAACAAGTGGACCATACAACCTTGATCACTTTAGCCCAATTTTATGACttacctttaagatgcttcaccTTCCAAGACTTCCAGCTAGCACCAACGTTGGAAGAATTCGAGCGTCTTGTTAGGATTCCTATGAAGGACAAGTCACTATTTGAAGGGACAAATGAATCTTTGCCCCTTGAGGTCATTGCTAGTGCGCTTCACATGGATGAAAAGGAAGCAAAGGACAACCTAGAGATCAAAGGGAATACCAAAGGGTTTTCACTAAGTTTTCTTTTGGAAAGAGCTCATACCCTGTTGAAGGCAGAAAGTTGGGATGCTTGTTACTCTGCTATTGCATTGGCTATCTATGGCATCGTCCTGTTCCCTAATATGGATGGTTTCGTAGACATGACTACCATTTGTGTCTTCCTTACAGGGAACCCAGTACCCACTTTGTTAGCCGATGTCTATTATCACATAAGTCATAGGTATACTAAGAAGAAGGGGttgattgcttgttgtgctcctttattGTATCAGTGGTTTCTAGAACATCTTCCGAAGACAAGTGCTTGGGTTGAACAGACAGATATTAGTTGGCCTCAGAGATTGGGATCACTCCGATCTATCTCTCTTGGTACTCCAAAGAATATATCAACGCAGACATCATATTCAGTTGTGGAGATTTCCCAAATCTACCGCTCattggaactcaaggatgtgtAA